One Armatimonadia bacterium genomic region harbors:
- the thiE gene encoding thiamine phosphate synthase, producing the protein MRSNIYYVTSDIGRNQQQVRRTVAAVLRAGVGMVQLRAKSLSRRDLVEEASVLVRMTRAAKVPLIIDDCVDVALAVGADGVHLGAEDLPVAYARRLMGPTAIIGATTPTPENARIAQADGATYVAVGALYPSPTRPEKPVVGLEALEAVRAATTLPVCAIGGVGAEHLEEVVAHGAELLAVISAISDQPDPEAAARELVRRAAKIRRPGHIGV; encoded by the coding sequence TTGCGCTCAAACATCTACTATGTCACTTCGGATATCGGCCGGAACCAGCAGCAAGTCCGTCGCACTGTCGCTGCAGTGTTGCGCGCCGGCGTCGGGATGGTCCAGTTGCGGGCAAAGTCACTCTCGCGACGCGATCTGGTCGAGGAGGCTTCTGTCCTGGTACGCATGACCCGCGCGGCGAAGGTGCCACTCATCATCGATGACTGCGTGGACGTGGCCCTGGCAGTCGGTGCTGATGGTGTTCACCTCGGTGCCGAGGACCTGCCGGTGGCCTATGCTCGACGCCTCATGGGTCCGACGGCGATCATTGGAGCTACCACCCCCACCCCTGAAAACGCCCGGATTGCCCAAGCTGACGGCGCAACCTACGTCGCCGTCGGTGCCCTCTATCCCTCTCCCACGAGACCTGAGAAGCCGGTAGTTGGCCTCGAAGCCTTGGAGGCCGTTCGCGCGGCAACCACACTGCCCGTCTGTGCGATAGGCGGAGTCGGGGCCGAGCACCTCGAAGAGGTCGTGGCTCACGGGGCCGAGTTGCTGGCGGTCATCAGCGCAATCAGTGACCAGCCGGACCCCGAGGCCGCAGCGCGTGAACTCGTGCGCCGAGCCGCCAAGATCAGACGCCCCGGTCACATCGGCGTCTGA